One genomic segment of Flavobacteriaceae bacterium includes these proteins:
- a CDS encoding glycosyltransferase, translated as MHILIVHNAVIPVKLYGGTERIIWYLGKELARLKHKVTYLVKKGSSCDFGTVIPIDESKEIWEQIPRGIDVIHFQEQIKNIEKVKTPYVITIHGNTNEQFHYDKNVIFVSKNHANRYNSDSFVYNGLDWDDYSKPTFSKKEYFHFLGHAAWRVKNVQGAIKTVTATRQEKIKIIGGVRFNINMGLRFTFSSRASFYGMVGGQRKNELLDTSKGLVFPVRWHEPFGLAITESLFYGCPVFGTPYGSLPELITDDFGFLSNKRKELTNAIEHAHEFSHKKCHEYALEKFNSQKMALEYLNKYERVMLGEFLNAKKPQLKEVQTKKKLDWFE; from the coding sequence ATGCACATATTAATTGTACATAATGCAGTTATTCCCGTAAAATTGTACGGAGGTACGGAGCGCATTATTTGGTATCTGGGTAAGGAATTGGCTCGGCTTAAACACAAGGTAACCTATCTTGTAAAAAAAGGGTCTTCATGTGATTTTGGAACCGTAATCCCTATAGATGAATCAAAAGAAATTTGGGAACAGATACCTCGGGGAATAGATGTAATTCATTTTCAGGAGCAAATCAAAAATATTGAAAAAGTCAAAACACCTTATGTGATTACCATTCATGGGAATACAAATGAACAATTCCATTATGATAAAAATGTAATTTTTGTTTCTAAAAATCATGCCAACCGATATAACTCGGATTCTTTTGTTTATAATGGGTTAGACTGGGATGATTATTCGAAGCCTACGTTTTCTAAAAAAGAGTATTTCCATTTTTTAGGCCATGCCGCGTGGAGGGTAAAAAATGTACAAGGGGCTATTAAAACAGTAACTGCTACCCGGCAGGAAAAAATAAAAATAATAGGAGGCGTAAGGTTTAATATTAACATGGGATTGCGTTTTACCTTTAGTTCAAGGGCTTCTTTTTATGGTATGGTTGGCGGGCAAAGGAAAAATGAGTTATTGGATACCTCCAAAGGTCTTGTATTTCCGGTACGTTGGCATGAACCTTTTGGACTTGCCATTACAGAGAGTTTATTTTACGGTTGTCCGGTTTTTGGAACACCCTATGGCTCCCTGCCCGAATTGATAACAGATGATTTTGGGTTTTTATCAAATAAAAGAAAAGAATTGACAAATGCTATTGAACATGCACATGAGTTTTCTCACAAAAAATGTCATGAATATGCGTTGGAAAAATTCAACTCACAAAAAATGGCATTGGAATATCTAAATAAATATGAGAGGGTAATGCTTGGCGAGTTTTTAAATGCTAAAAAACCACAATTAAAAGAAGTTCAAAC
- a CDS encoding phospho-sugar mutase: MKEIMEKATMWLSDTFDTETQQEIQNLIHAKPDDLADRFYKNLEFGTGGMRGIMGVGTNRINKYTLGKATQGLSMYLHQCYPNQEIKVAIAYDCRHHSKAFSKLVADVLSANNIRVFVFEDLRPTPELSFAVRELNCHAGIVLTASHNPPDYNGYKVYWTDGGQIVSPHDKGIIDMVNALDFADIHFNANEDLISYIGSDVDELFWKSSVKNGTFDIKGREHLKIVFTSLHGTSIKLIPEVLKRAGYTQAHVVKEQEMPNGDFPTVKSPNPEEPEALQMAVALAEKIGADIVLGTDPDSDRIGIAVRDTDGNMKLLNGNQTMSLMTDFLIQQWQNKGKLNGKQFVGSTIVSTNLVNDIATSYGVETKVGLTGFKWIAKMIVDYPELDFIGGGEESFGYMVGDFVRDKDAVTAALLACEIAANAKANNSSCYEELLDLYTKHSFYKEHLISLVKKGMDGAKQIAQMMVDLRNNPLKEIDGSKVTFLCDYQSSVRKNLITGEETIMDIPKSNVLIYHTEDVTTIAARPSGTEPKIKFYFSVHAPLNKVDNAKTVELELDNKIRRIIRSLHL; the protein is encoded by the coding sequence ATGAAAGAAATAATGGAAAAAGCAACCATGTGGCTTTCAGATACCTTTGATACTGAAACTCAACAAGAGATACAAAACTTGATTCATGCAAAACCCGATGATCTGGCAGATCGGTTTTATAAAAATTTAGAGTTTGGTACCGGAGGCATGAGGGGAATTATGGGTGTTGGGACTAATCGTATTAACAAGTATACGCTGGGAAAGGCTACCCAGGGGCTTAGTATGTATTTACATCAATGCTATCCCAATCAGGAAATTAAAGTAGCCATTGCCTATGATTGCAGGCACCATAGTAAAGCGTTTTCAAAATTAGTTGCCGATGTGTTATCCGCAAATAACATTCGGGTATTTGTTTTTGAGGATTTACGCCCGACACCGGAACTATCTTTTGCTGTGCGTGAATTAAATTGCCATGCCGGAATTGTATTAACCGCGTCTCATAACCCTCCGGATTATAACGGATATAAAGTATATTGGACAGATGGCGGTCAGATTGTTTCCCCTCATGATAAAGGGATTATTGATATGGTAAACGCTCTGGATTTTGCTGATATTCATTTCAATGCTAATGAAGATTTGATATCCTACATAGGCTCGGATGTAGATGAATTATTTTGGAAATCTTCTGTAAAAAACGGCACTTTTGATATTAAAGGGCGTGAACATTTAAAAATTGTATTTACCTCATTGCATGGTACTTCTATAAAATTAATCCCTGAAGTATTAAAAAGGGCGGGATATACTCAGGCACATGTTGTAAAAGAACAGGAAATGCCTAATGGTGATTTTCCAACGGTAAAATCACCCAATCCGGAAGAACCCGAGGCATTACAAATGGCAGTAGCACTGGCTGAAAAAATAGGTGCCGATATAGTTTTGGGAACCGACCCTGACAGCGATAGAATTGGTATTGCCGTACGTGATACGGATGGAAATATGAAATTATTAAACGGAAATCAAACCATGAGTTTGATGACAGATTTCCTGATACAACAGTGGCAAAACAAAGGGAAGTTAAACGGAAAACAGTTTGTTGGCTCTACCATTGTTTCTACAAACCTTGTAAATGATATCGCTACAAGTTATGGTGTTGAAACCAAAGTGGGATTAACAGGTTTTAAGTGGATTGCCAAAATGATTGTAGATTATCCCGAACTGGATTTTATCGGTGGCGGAGAAGAAAGTTTTGGATATATGGTAGGAGATTTTGTTCGTGACAAGGACGCGGTTACGGCTGCACTTTTGGCATGTGAAATTGCTGCGAATGCAAAAGCAAATAACAGTTCTTGCTATGAAGAACTTCTGGACTTATACACAAAACACTCTTTTTATAAAGAGCATCTGATTTCTTTAGTTAAAAAGGGAATGGACGGGGCTAAACAGATTGCACAAATGATGGTTGATCTGAGAAATAATCCACTAAAAGAAATTGACGGCTCTAAAGTCACTTTTTTATGTGATTATCAATCATCCGTTCGGAAGAATTTAATTACCGGAGAAGAAACCATAATGGATATCCCGAAATCGAATGTTTTAATTTATCATACCGAAGATGTTACTACAATAGCAGCAAGACCCAGCGGAACAGAACCTAAAATAAAGTTCTATTTTAGCGTACATGCTCCTTTGAACAAAGTTGACAATGCAAAAACCGTTGAATTGGAATTAGACAACAAAATCAGAAGGATCATCCGGTCTTTACATCTGTAA
- a CDS encoding glycosyltransferase: MDISVVIPLLNEEESLRELYDWIVSVMQSNRFLYEIIFIDDGSIDSSWKIIASLGLENTSVKGIRFQKNYGKSQALDAGFELAQGKVVITMDADLQDSPDEIPELYRLITKENFDLISGWKKKRYDNVIAKNIPSKLFNWAARKTSGLQLHDFNCGLKAYKNTVIKSIKVSGEMHRYIPVLAKNEGYSTIGEKIVQHQARKYGETKFGMNRFVNGFLDLITISFLSKFGKRPMHFFGLLGTLMFVFGFFSAGYIGAVKLYKLSQGLKTILITDNPWFYIALTAMILGTQLFLAGFIGELLTGSKNSEKHYTVKETLNH, encoded by the coding sequence ATGGATATATCGGTAGTAATACCTTTATTAAACGAAGAGGAATCTTTACGGGAATTATACGATTGGATTGTATCTGTGATGCAGTCCAATCGGTTTTTATATGAGATCATCTTTATTGATGACGGCAGTATTGACAGCTCATGGAAAATCATAGCATCATTAGGCCTCGAAAATACTTCTGTAAAGGGCATTCGGTTTCAAAAAAATTATGGAAAATCACAGGCTTTAGATGCCGGTTTTGAGTTGGCTCAGGGGAAAGTGGTGATTACTATGGATGCAGATTTGCAAGATTCGCCGGATGAAATTCCCGAATTGTACAGACTCATCACTAAGGAAAATTTTGACTTGATCTCCGGTTGGAAAAAGAAGCGGTATGACAATGTGATTGCTAAAAATATTCCTTCCAAGCTATTTAACTGGGCAGCCAGAAAAACTTCCGGTTTACAACTGCATGATTTTAATTGCGGTTTAAAAGCATATAAGAATACGGTTATAAAAAGCATAAAGGTAAGTGGCGAAATGCACCGCTATATTCCCGTATTGGCGAAAAATGAAGGGTATTCAACTATTGGCGAAAAGATAGTACAACATCAGGCCAGAAAATATGGCGAGACCAAATTTGGCATGAACCGTTTTGTAAACGGTTTTTTAGATCTCATTACAATTTCTTTCTTATCAAAATTCGGGAAAAGACCCATGCACTTTTTTGGTCTTTTGGGAACCTTGATGTTTGTATTTGGTTTCTTTTCCGCAGGATATATAGGTGCTGTGAAGTTGTATAAATTATCTCAGGGGTTGAAAACCATATTAATTACTGATAATCCGTGGTTTTATATAGCACTAACGGCTATGATTTTAGGTACACAGTTATTTTTAGCAGGTTTTATCGGAGAATTACTTACCGGATCAAAAAACAGCGAAAAACATTACACTGTTAAAGAAACGCTCAATCACTAA
- a CDS encoding DUF4199 family protein — MENQASSKSVILNYGLYYGVISILISLVVYAMGKHLDQGFSGMLIGLVVMIVFIVLATKKFKKDNNGFMSWGQGVKVGVGTVVIGVIIAVIYQQIFINFIEPDFMNQMAEKTQESLLDAGLTEEQIESRMEMQKKFQNPLISIPLGIVVGAFAGFIFSAITSAIMKKSEEDQY, encoded by the coding sequence ATGGAAAATCAAGCAAGTAGTAAAAGTGTAATTTTAAATTATGGGCTCTATTATGGAGTGATCTCTATTTTAATCAGCCTGGTAGTGTACGCCATGGGCAAGCATCTGGATCAAGGTTTTAGCGGTATGCTTATCGGTCTGGTAGTGATGATCGTTTTTATAGTGTTAGCAACTAAAAAATTTAAAAAAGATAACAATGGTTTTATGTCCTGGGGACAGGGTGTAAAAGTGGGTGTTGGAACTGTGGTTATCGGAGTCATTATAGCCGTCATTTATCAACAAATTTTTATCAACTTCATCGAACCGGATTTTATGAACCAAATGGCAGAAAAAACACAGGAATCCCTGTTAGATGCAGGTTTGACAGAGGAGCAAATTGAATCCAGAATGGAAATGCAGAAAAAGTTCCAAAACCCTTTGATTTCCATACCTTTAGGTATTGTTGTAGGTGCTTTTGCAGGTTTTATATTTTCTGCAATTACCTCGGCTATCATGAAAAAATCCGAAGAAGATCAGTATTAA